One genomic segment of Candidatus Baltobacteraceae bacterium includes these proteins:
- a CDS encoding haloacid dehalogenase type II — protein sequence MAVSVVCFDLYGTLFDLDGLEPLVREYTPMAEAMCEEWRRRQLQLAGVANSSGRYMDFDRVTLVALHEIAPRFHLRLAPSDQKRLIDAWAALPVFDDVLPALQTITTRKLPILALTNAVASTARNALAHAEIAEYFRDVLSADTVKVYKPNAAVYGQVTTNGLYPEDVLFFSSNDWDAMGASQAGFHSVWVNRRGALAGMRNERTIPGLHAVESVLDELGAGIR from the coding sequence GTGGCGGTTTCGGTAGTCTGTTTCGATCTGTACGGCACCCTCTTCGACTTGGACGGATTGGAGCCGCTGGTACGCGAGTACACCCCAATGGCCGAAGCGATGTGCGAGGAATGGAGGCGTCGCCAACTGCAGCTCGCCGGCGTTGCAAATTCGAGCGGGCGCTACATGGACTTCGATCGGGTCACGCTCGTCGCACTTCATGAGATCGCGCCGCGCTTCCACCTCCGCCTTGCGCCGTCCGACCAGAAGCGCCTGATCGACGCGTGGGCTGCGTTGCCGGTCTTCGACGACGTGCTGCCGGCGCTCCAGACGATCACCACCCGTAAGCTGCCGATACTCGCCCTTACCAATGCGGTCGCGTCGACCGCGCGTAACGCGCTCGCGCACGCGGAAATCGCCGAGTATTTCCGCGACGTGCTTTCGGCTGACACGGTCAAGGTGTACAAGCCGAACGCGGCCGTCTACGGTCAAGTCACGACCAACGGCCTATATCCCGAAGACGTCCTCTTTTTCTCGTCCAACGACTGGGACGCGATGGGAGCGAGTCAAGCCGGGTTCCACAGCGTGTGGGTCAATCGGCGGGGCGCGCTGGCGGGCATGCGCAACGAGCGCACGATACCGGGACTCCACGCGGTCGAGAGCGTGCTCGACGAGCTCGGCGCCGGTATTCGCTAG
- a CDS encoding MFS transporter, whose product MRARDTWVLLATIVGSSLVFIDGSVVALALPEIQREFHTSAGNVAWIVELYTLVLGSLMLLGGALADRYGRKRIFILGAALFACSSIGCAFAWSIPSMLVARTIQGLGGMLLAPASLAILGDHFSGDARGRAIAAWSAFSALTSTLGPALGGALIDTFGWRSVFWITVPLAALVVVSSLRHVSESRNPDAPRELDLLGALLGTLGLGGITFALIVASSSGWRNPSVDAAAAGGVALLGLFLVRERRARAPLVPPAIFSSRTFGAINLATLFLYGALGGLFYELPFAMIQAHHYTALQTAFATLPMPLALVVLSRAGAMLARRFGPRLVLTIGPSVVAAGFALLALLEPRQGYVVGFLPGLLGVGLGMGITVAPLTTTMIGAADAGDVGIASGINNAVSRIAGLLAIAALTVLLAALYDRSMNRSLDALHATAHQRLAAAAQSDRLGGAHFSDPAIARASIHAFESGFRGVAFACALLAALAAAVDALGIDEAKLR is encoded by the coding sequence ATGCGCGCACGCGATACCTGGGTGTTGCTCGCGACGATCGTCGGCTCGAGCCTCGTGTTCATCGACGGTTCGGTCGTTGCACTCGCGTTGCCGGAAATCCAGCGCGAATTTCACACGTCCGCCGGCAACGTCGCGTGGATCGTCGAACTTTATACGCTTGTTCTCGGATCGTTGATGCTGCTGGGCGGCGCACTCGCCGATCGCTACGGCCGTAAGCGCATTTTCATTTTGGGCGCAGCGCTCTTCGCGTGCAGCTCGATCGGCTGTGCGTTCGCGTGGTCTATTCCATCGATGCTCGTTGCGCGGACGATACAAGGATTGGGCGGCATGCTGCTTGCGCCGGCGAGCCTAGCGATCCTCGGAGATCATTTTTCGGGCGATGCCCGCGGTCGCGCCATCGCCGCGTGGTCGGCCTTTAGCGCGCTGACCTCTACGCTCGGACCCGCACTCGGCGGCGCGTTGATCGACACGTTTGGTTGGCGCTCGGTCTTCTGGATCACCGTTCCGCTTGCCGCACTGGTCGTCGTCTCGTCGCTGCGCCATGTGAGCGAAAGCCGCAATCCCGATGCACCGCGCGAACTCGACCTGCTCGGAGCGCTGCTCGGCACGCTCGGGCTCGGCGGCATCACGTTCGCGTTGATCGTTGCAAGCTCAAGCGGGTGGAGAAATCCGAGTGTCGACGCCGCGGCCGCGGGCGGCGTCGCGCTCCTGGGGCTCTTTCTCGTACGCGAACGTCGCGCGCGCGCACCACTCGTGCCGCCCGCTATTTTCTCTTCGCGTACCTTTGGTGCGATCAACCTGGCAACGCTCTTTCTTTACGGCGCGCTCGGCGGGCTGTTCTACGAGCTTCCCTTTGCGATGATCCAAGCACATCATTACACCGCGCTGCAAACCGCGTTCGCGACGCTCCCGATGCCGCTGGCGCTGGTTGTGCTCTCGCGCGCGGGGGCCATGCTAGCGAGGCGCTTCGGTCCGCGCCTCGTGCTGACGATCGGACCGTCGGTCGTCGCCGCCGGTTTTGCTTTGCTGGCGCTGCTCGAACCGCGGCAGGGTTACGTAGTCGGATTTCTGCCGGGTTTGCTCGGCGTCGGGCTCGGTATGGGTATTACCGTCGCGCCGCTCACCACGACCATGATCGGCGCCGCCGACGCGGGCGACGTCGGCATCGCCTCGGGCATCAACAACGCGGTCTCGCGCATCGCCGGATTACTTGCGATCGCTGCGCTCACCGTATTGCTCGCGGCGCTCTACGACCGTTCGATGAATCGCTCGCTCGACGCGCTTCACGCGACCGCGCACCAGCGTCTCGCCGCCGCAGCGCAGAGCGACCGCCTCGGGGGCGCGCATTTCAGCGATCCTGCGATTGCGCGCGCCTCGATTCATGCATTCGAGAGCGGATTTCGCGGCGTCGCGTTTGCCTGCGCGCTCTTGGCGGCGCTCGCCGCTGCAGTCGACGCGCTCGGCATCGACGAAGCCAAGCTTCGTTAG
- a CDS encoding cytidine/deoxycytidylate deaminase family protein, translated as MNLRPGWDEYFMQIARTVATRATCPRASVGAVLVREHRILTTGYNGAPRGVPHCTQAGCIVVNDHCQRATHAEANAIVQGALHGVSLQGATAYCTHQPCVSCSKLLISAGIVKIVYDEAYPDPVAIELLDEAEVALVPYASLESARS; from the coding sequence GTGAACCTGCGTCCCGGCTGGGACGAGTATTTCATGCAGATCGCGCGCACGGTCGCGACCCGGGCAACCTGCCCGCGCGCGTCGGTCGGAGCGGTGCTGGTGCGCGAGCATCGCATTCTAACGACCGGCTACAACGGAGCGCCGCGCGGCGTGCCGCATTGCACGCAAGCGGGTTGCATCGTCGTGAACGACCACTGCCAGCGCGCGACACACGCCGAAGCCAATGCCATCGTGCAGGGCGCGCTTCACGGCGTCTCACTCCAGGGCGCGACCGCGTATTGTACGCACCAGCCGTGCGTGAGCTGCTCGAAATTGTTGATCAGCGCGGGCATCGTCAAGATCGTCTACGATGAAGCCTACCCGGATCCGGTCGCAATCGAACTGCTCGATGAAGCCGAGGTCGCGCTGGTCCCGTACGCTTCGCTCGAGAGCGCGCGCTCGTGA
- the upp gene encoding uracil phosphoribosyltransferase produces the protein MPGSSTLHVVDHPAVADRLARLRDRSTATPVFRKLIEELGAFLAYEATRSLPLREERITTPLIETTAQRIATRPVVAPVLRAGLGLLPGFLDVIDDAVVAHLGFYRDPESLRPVPYYANMPPELGDRHVFVLDPMLATGNSGVAALDALAERGARAMTFVCVIAAPEGVRRVHAAHPQAVIVAAALDAGLNDHAYIVPGLGDAGDRMFGSLTSVPAAMRVRTP, from the coding sequence ATGCCAGGGAGCTCCACCCTCCACGTCGTCGATCACCCGGCCGTCGCCGATCGTCTCGCCCGTCTCCGCGATCGCTCGACCGCGACGCCCGTCTTCCGAAAGCTGATCGAAGAGCTGGGCGCGTTTCTCGCCTATGAGGCGACCCGTTCGCTTCCGCTGCGCGAGGAACGCATCACCACACCGTTGATCGAGACGACCGCGCAGCGCATCGCGACGCGCCCCGTCGTCGCTCCGGTATTGCGCGCGGGGCTGGGACTGTTGCCCGGCTTTCTCGATGTGATCGACGACGCGGTCGTGGCGCATTTGGGTTTTTATCGCGACCCCGAGTCGTTGCGTCCGGTGCCCTACTACGCGAACATGCCGCCGGAGCTGGGCGATCGTCACGTCTTCGTTCTCGATCCGATGCTCGCCACCGGAAACTCGGGCGTCGCCGCACTCGATGCGTTGGCCGAACGCGGTGCGCGCGCGATGACGTTTGTCTGCGTCATCGCCGCACCCGAAGGCGTGCGGCGCGTGCACGCCGCGCATCCGCAGGCGGTCATCGTGGCGGCCGCGCTCGACGCGGGGCTGAACGATCACGCCTATATCGTGCCGGGTCTGGGCGATGCCGGCGATCGGATGTTCGGCAGCCTCACCTCGGTGCCGGCCGCGATGCGGGTGCGAACGCCGTGA
- the glyA gene encoding serine hydroxymethyltransferase, whose protein sequence is MDILTTSTLEAQDPQLYAAIAGEERRQKENLELIASENYASRAVREAMACVMTNKYAEGYPGKRYYGGCEWVDVAESLALERLQQLFGADHANVQPHAGAQANMAVFMAQLQPGDTVLGMSLAHGGHLTHGTKVSFSGKLYNAVAYGVRKDTELIDFEEVRALAREHKPKLIIAGASAYPRVMEYAPFREIADEVGAALLVDMAHIAGLVAVDLHPSPIPFAEFVTSTTHKTLRGPRGGFVLCKAAYAQAIDKSVFPGIQGGPLMHTIAAKAVAFGEALQPSFKTYQRNVIDNARAMAEEFVRGGLRLVAGGTDTHLMLVDVSVKNLTGRAVEAYLDRIGITVNKNAIPYDQQKPVVASGIRIGTPAITSRGLGIEECREVARIMVDALADIETEVAIERLRGRVRDLTSRFDVP, encoded by the coding sequence ATGGATATTCTGACCACGAGCACGCTCGAAGCCCAGGATCCGCAGCTCTACGCGGCGATCGCCGGCGAGGAACGCCGCCAAAAAGAAAACCTCGAGCTGATCGCATCGGAAAATTACGCCAGCCGCGCGGTGCGCGAAGCGATGGCATGCGTGATGACCAACAAGTATGCGGAAGGCTATCCGGGCAAGCGCTACTATGGTGGATGCGAGTGGGTCGACGTGGCCGAGAGTTTGGCGCTCGAACGTCTGCAGCAGCTCTTCGGCGCCGATCATGCCAACGTGCAGCCCCACGCCGGCGCGCAAGCCAACATGGCGGTGTTCATGGCGCAGTTGCAGCCCGGCGACACCGTGCTCGGCATGTCGCTCGCACACGGCGGCCATCTCACCCACGGCACCAAAGTCAGTTTCAGCGGCAAATTGTATAACGCGGTCGCATACGGCGTGCGCAAAGATACGGAGCTGATCGATTTCGAGGAAGTGCGCGCGCTGGCGCGCGAACACAAACCGAAGCTGATCATCGCCGGCGCGAGCGCGTATCCGCGCGTGATGGAGTACGCGCCGTTCCGCGAGATCGCCGACGAGGTCGGCGCCGCGCTGTTGGTCGACATGGCGCACATCGCGGGACTCGTCGCGGTGGATCTCCATCCCTCGCCGATTCCGTTCGCCGAATTCGTCACCTCGACGACGCACAAGACGCTGCGCGGTCCGCGCGGCGGCTTCGTGCTCTGCAAAGCAGCCTATGCGCAGGCGATCGACAAGAGCGTCTTTCCGGGCATTCAAGGCGGCCCGTTGATGCACACGATCGCGGCCAAAGCCGTCGCGTTCGGCGAAGCGCTGCAGCCCTCGTTCAAAACCTATCAACGCAATGTGATCGACAATGCGCGCGCGATGGCCGAGGAGTTCGTGCGCGGCGGTCTGCGCCTGGTCGCGGGCGGCACCGATACCCACTTGATGCTGGTCGACGTGTCGGTCAAAAACCTGACCGGACGTGCGGTCGAAGCGTACTTAGATCGAATCGGCATCACGGTCAACAAGAACGCGATCCCCTACGACCAGCAGAAGCCGGTGGTCGCAAGCGGTATCCGGATCGGAACCCCCGCCATCACCTCGCGCGGACTGGGGATCGAGGAATGTCGCGAGGTCGCGCGCATCATGGTCGACGCGTTGGCCGATATTGAGACCGAAGTCGCAATAGAACGGTTGCGCGGGCGGGTCCGCGACCTCACGTCGCGATTTGACGTGCCATAA
- a CDS encoding MraY family glycosyltransferase — protein sequence MTAALIYFITFAVAAVVVAATTPLVIRLATHLEIVDGTEAERRMHAVPPPRTGGIAVFFGFTFALFVVLGFALSSPYALYPSVAHLGVHQKVNAIADQFDAVHRLVGLLFGSMLILAVGLWDDIMQMRPRNKFFAQIVVALISMLYGFIIPGITNPFDHNMHTNWIDFPIWVSIPLTLFWYVAMMNAINFIDGLDGLLPGFTLISTLFLFAISVVHANPVVALVVIALAGASLGFLPYNFNPAKIILGDSGSLFIGYVFATVSIIGASKTAIAISIVVPLVVLALPILDTAAVIIRRARAGKSITEADRGHFHHQLIFRFGLNVRQAVLLIYAVCFVLGFVALALSGEFTHVFRHSL from the coding sequence GTGACCGCCGCGCTGATCTACTTCATCACCTTCGCCGTCGCTGCAGTCGTCGTTGCCGCGACGACGCCGCTGGTGATTCGCCTCGCGACCCATCTGGAGATCGTCGACGGAACGGAAGCCGAGCGGCGCATGCATGCGGTGCCTCCGCCGCGTACGGGCGGTATCGCGGTCTTTTTCGGGTTCACCTTTGCGCTTTTCGTCGTCCTGGGTTTCGCCCTCAGTTCACCGTACGCGCTCTATCCGTCGGTCGCCCATCTGGGCGTGCACCAGAAGGTCAACGCGATCGCCGATCAATTCGACGCGGTGCACCGCCTCGTCGGTCTGCTCTTCGGCAGCATGCTGATCCTGGCCGTCGGGCTGTGGGACGACATCATGCAGATGCGGCCGCGGAACAAATTCTTCGCGCAGATCGTCGTCGCGCTGATCTCGATGCTCTACGGCTTCATCATCCCCGGCATCACGAATCCGTTCGACCACAACATGCACACCAACTGGATCGACTTTCCGATCTGGGTTTCGATTCCGCTCACGCTTTTCTGGTACGTCGCCATGATGAACGCGATCAACTTCATCGACGGGCTCGACGGCTTGCTCCCGGGGTTTACGCTGATCTCGACGCTCTTTCTCTTCGCGATCTCGGTCGTGCACGCGAACCCGGTGGTCGCGCTGGTCGTCATCGCGCTCGCCGGCGCCTCGCTCGGCTTTCTGCCCTACAATTTCAATCCGGCGAAGATCATCTTGGGCGATTCCGGCTCGCTCTTCATCGGGTACGTCTTCGCTACGGTTTCGATCATCGGCGCGAGCAAGACCGCGATCGCGATTTCCATCGTCGTGCCGCTGGTCGTATTGGCCCTCCCGATCCTCGACACGGCAGCCGTGATCATCCGGCGCGCGCGCGCAGGCAAAAGCATAACCGAAGCCGATCGCGGGCACTTCCACCACCAGCTGATCTTTCGCTTCGGGCTCAACGTGCGCCAGGCCGTGCTGCTGATCTACGCCGTCTGTTTCGTGCTCGGGTTCGTCGCGCTCGCGCTCTCGGGCGAGTTCACTCACGTCTTCCGTCATTCACTGTAG
- a CDS encoding TIM barrel protein — translation MKFACSSGAFDRAFRSGDLTQLEFLDAAAREIGCDGVVLDDRHFPRIDDDYLAQLKKAATDLGLSIAALASDEFFVAGEVTMHDAIERARALGAPVLSGRLGNETALTWSEQLDKLGAAAALAKAANVTLALRNAPGSFAATVHDCKRVTKETDSAWLRYGLDPAVFDAASDASALAPKTVLLWWDAREPVRLRGWEDFRGFAVLDRGDGDATTTEMRDAIFRWKIARDEFELNRA, via the coding sequence GTGAAATTCGCGTGCAGCAGCGGTGCGTTCGATCGAGCCTTCCGAAGCGGGGATCTCACCCAGCTCGAGTTTCTCGATGCCGCGGCGCGTGAGATCGGATGCGACGGCGTGGTCTTGGACGACCGGCATTTTCCGCGCATCGACGACGACTACCTCGCCCAGCTGAAGAAGGCTGCGACCGATCTCGGGCTGTCGATCGCTGCGCTGGCAAGCGACGAGTTTTTCGTCGCCGGTGAGGTCACGATGCACGACGCGATCGAACGCGCACGAGCGCTCGGTGCGCCGGTGCTGAGCGGACGCCTCGGCAACGAGACCGCACTCACTTGGAGCGAACAGCTCGACAAACTCGGTGCTGCTGCCGCTCTGGCCAAAGCGGCAAACGTCACGTTGGCGCTGCGCAACGCGCCTGGGAGCTTCGCGGCCACCGTACACGACTGCAAACGCGTGACCAAAGAGACCGATTCCGCCTGGCTGCGCTACGGGCTCGATCCGGCAGTTTTCGACGCCGCCAGCGATGCGAGTGCGCTCGCCCCAAAAACGGTGCTGCTGTGGTGGGACGCGCGGGAGCCGGTACGGCTGCGCGGGTGGGAAGACTTTCGCGGCTTCGCGGTGCTCGACCGCGGCGACGGCGACGCGACGACCACCGAAATGCGCGACGCGATCTTCCGCTGGAAGATCGCGCGCGATGAATTCGAACTCAACCGCGCGTAG
- the rpiB gene encoding ribose 5-phosphate isomerase B, translating to MRIALGADHAGYEYKDRIAQILRDAGHTILDYGTHGPTPVDYPQYGYAVGEAVASGQAERGIVVCGSSLGISIAANKVPGVRCAVVAEPYSAELARGHNDANVLALSERLTGWDMIERIVDVFLHAPFEGDTPAGARHKHRVEQLFEFGDAQRERTLEAIEAGKVTGAATPKDLL from the coding sequence ATGCGCATTGCATTGGGGGCCGATCACGCCGGATACGAATACAAAGACCGCATCGCGCAGATCTTGCGCGACGCCGGCCATACGATTCTGGATTACGGCACGCACGGTCCGACGCCGGTGGATTATCCGCAGTATGGCTACGCCGTTGGCGAGGCAGTCGCCAGCGGTCAAGCGGAGCGCGGCATCGTGGTGTGCGGATCGAGTTTGGGCATCTCGATCGCGGCGAACAAAGTGCCGGGCGTGCGCTGCGCGGTCGTGGCCGAGCCGTATTCGGCGGAACTCGCGCGCGGGCACAACGACGCCAACGTGCTCGCGCTCTCGGAGCGTCTGACCGGATGGGACATGATCGAACGCATCGTCGACGTTTTTCTGCACGCACCGTTCGAGGGCGATACGCCCGCGGGCGCGCGACACAAGCATCGCGTCGAGCAGCTCTTCGAATTCGGCGACGCGCAGCGCGAGCGCACCCTCGAAGCGATCGAGGCGGGCAAAGTGACGGGCGCCGCTACGCCGAAAGACCTGCTCTGA